The DNA window tctggagggtctgacctgcgaggaacagctgagggagctgggggtgtttagcctggagaagaggaggctcagaggtgaccttagtgcagtctacaactacctgaagggagggtgtagcggggtgggagtcggcctcttctcccaggcaaccagcgccaggacaagaggacacagcctcaagcttggccaggggagggtcaggttggacatgaggaagcatttcttctcagcaagggtcattagccattggaaggggctgcccagggaggtggtggagtcaccatctctggaggggtttaagacaagactggacatggcccttagtgccctggtctagttgacagggtggtgtcagggcaatggttggacccgatggtcccagagggctcttccaacctcagtgattctgggattctgtgaactgGGCGCAGAGGAGGGATGGCTGGAGCTGCTCCTGTCCTTGCACGtagcaaaagcaaagaggaaagctAGTGCCTGCGCCTGCGTGAGCTTACGCGTCGGTGCTAAAGCCGGTTCTGCGCTCGAAGGAAACCTGCTCCGCTGCTGATCTCCCCGAGCCTGCTGAGATCAGGCGCTTCTCGGGGCTGGGACGAGCTCCCACGGGCTCCTCGGCTACAATGGGGCTTTTCTGTGACTCGTGTAAGCTTATTTTACATCTTCGCCTCCAAATTAGCCATGCTAATTACCCCGCCCCTAAATCATCAGCAGAATAACTGAATTGTTTTGggagataaggaaaaaaaaagaaaaacaacagcgATTCTTCAAGCGTTTGTCACTGGGTTGTATTAGAAAgggaggagctggggtgggTGCGGGCAGCCGGAGCGTGGCCGTACCCTCTCTCCTCCGCGGAGCTGAAATACTCCCTGCCCTTGGTCTACTCCGAGCAGCGATGGGCGAAGCTCTGACGCAcacctatttatttttctttccatggttGGCTTaataaattaaggaaaaaaaaaaaaaaacaacaaaaaaaagcagcttataGATCCCAACTCCAGGGAATTTGGGCAACTTTGGGACCCGAGTGCATCAGAGAGGGGTTGCGCTGGGACCCGGCGCCTTagataaaatattcttctttctctttggcTGGAGCGTCTTCCATCTGCACAGACACGTCGGTCTCCGCTGCCGGCTGCTCGTAGGTGAGGTAGCTGCCTTTGTTTCTGTACAGGTAGATGATGATCACCACCAGGACCGTCAGCAGGGTGAGGAACACCAGGGTGATGACGACTAAGCGgggagaaggcagagagaagagcagGGTTTAGCACCGAGTGGTTGGTACCGAGCTGCTCCTCGGTAAACGGGGTGGATCCGGCAAGGAGAACCCCTACCTGCGATGACCGCGGTGTTGGCATCCTCATGGAGAGGTGGGGTGTGAGCCTTCTTCAGGGTGGGGGTTGTCAGCTCTTCTGCATCAAACcgggagagagaggagaaggtgaGCAAGGCTGGTCCTAACCCGGCTCTGAGCCAGGCTTAGCTGGACGGGGCACACGGTGTCCTTAGGCAAGGTCTCACCAAGCACAAACAGCCTGGGGTGCTCACCTGCGGTCAGAGGGGGCTGATCTCCTTCCATCGCATCGGCTCCGTCCAGGCGAAGGTCTGGGGTCCTTCAGagctaccaaaaaaaaggaataaaagtgaTAAATTCCCACGCGACACCCCAAGGAGGGATTTTATTGGGGCTGATGGAGAGGAGCGGGCTGGGGCACGCCGAGCTCATGGGATGGCAGCGAAGGCAGGGAAAAAACCAGCCACCGACTGCACTTGGCTCAAACTTGGAGAGCTTCAAATTGCCCATAAATCCTCACAAATCCTCCCGCGGGTCCCGAGGTTGATGCCGCAGCTGTAAGGTTTTGGCTGCAAAAAGCAGCGGGGTCGGCAGCGGCTGAACGACCGGCTGCGGCTCTGCCCGAGGGGGATGGATCACCTTTgtaaccccccccaaaaaaaatacatcctcCACGAGTGACTCAGCGGCTCTGCGGTGCCGTGCCACTAGATGTCAGGAGAAaatccaatttatttttttttttttaaaaaaaaaagaggaaatttaaCCGCGGGAGCGTGGACGCAGGCCAGGAGCCAGGAGTACGGCCGCGCCGTGCCGTCAGGAAGCGTCTCACGAGGCCGAGGTGACGCTCACCTTGCCGGTGACCTCCCGGGTTTTGGGAAGCGGGATGGATTCCTCGGGCTCCGGCGCTGCCCTGCGTGTCCCACCGAGCCCTCGTGACGCGAAGTGCTGGCGGGTGTTTGCACAACAGCCCTTACAccagcagcttttgctttcgAGCGTTCCCGGAGCGAAGCTTCAGGCTTACGGAGTCGCAGGGATTTGGGAAAACAATTCCCCCCCCCACAACCGCTTCCCAGCAGCGCTCATGGAGGGTTGTGGGACGCAGCTCCCACTGCCCAGGGTCTGGGACCCCGAGACTCCGGCAGCTCCCTCTGAGCACAACAACTTCCCCCTGCTCTCAAGCTCAGGCTGGCGCGAGCCACCAACTCATTAAAACCAGTTTTGCTTTAAACTCAGCTTTGCTTTAAacctggttttgctttaaacCCAGCTTTACATTAAATCCAGCTTTGCTTTAAacctggttttgctttaaacCCGGTTTTGCTTTAAACCCAGGTTTGCATTAAATCCAGCTTTGCTTtaaacctgttttttctttaaacccaGCTTTGCATTAAacctggttttgctttaaacCCAGCTGTACATTAAATCCAGCTTTGCTTTAAACCCAGCTTTGCTTTAAACCCGCTTTTGCTTTAAACACAGCTTTACATTAAATCCAGCTTTGCTTTAAACCCACTTTTACTTTAAACCCAGCTTTATGTTAAACCCACTTTTGCTTTAAACCCAGCTTTACGTTAAACCCAGCTTTGCTTTGAAGCTCATCAGGCACCTCCAGCAGCGACGTGCGGGCGTCGCGGAGCAACAGGCACTTTCCAAAGCCAACCACAATGTTCCCACGGAGCGGCAGCCGCTGCTTGGGTGGCTCCGGAGCAAAAAACGGGTCACATTTCCCCAAAAACTTAAGGCTGGGATTAAGGGCAATGAGGAAAAGGTGGTGTTTGATGGAAAGGGAGCTGGTGCAAGCCGGGTGCCTCGGGAGCGGGGCTGCTTGGGAAGCATTCGGCATCTCCAGTGGGAAACACAAACCCGTTTCGATCCCACAGCGCCTGGAAACTGGAATCCTGGGACCCGCCAAAGGTTTAAACTGAGTTTTAGCTGGGGGAAAGACTCGCTTCAGCATCCAAACCTCAGTGGTCATGAAAGCGACGCTCCCCACGTCGCACCCCCGGGGAGGGATGCTCCGCATGGACACCCCCTCGCCACTCCGGCTTTGGGATCGTGGGACAGAACTTGCCAAACCCAACCGGGAAGGAGCCACGTGCTCCCTGGCACGGGAAACCGTGGGGTGTTTTGCAGCGCTGGGGTTACCTCGCTGGGTCGGGATCCAGCCTCCGAGCGTCCACAGCGGCTGTGCCGGGGGGCTGATAGAGTGGGGGGGGGTGACTCACTGCCCCGGCACGCCGGAGCCGTACGGATCGccgggtgttttttttttaagcaatgcaggggttgtaaaaaaaaaaaaaccaaccaaccccaTAATCTTCCTCATTCTTGCTCTGGGGCCAAGTTGCTCAAGAGCCGTTCCCACAGCGAaaccctccccgccccgcagcTTTGCTCCCGGAAAGCTCCGCCGAGCGCAGCGTGCCGGTGGGGATGCTCCGCGGTGCCTTTGTAGCCCCCCCGTTCCCATTCCCGTTCCCATTCCTGTTCCCATTCCTGTTCCTGTTCCCATTCCCATTCCCGTTCCTGTTCCCATTCCCTTTCCAGCTCCCATTCCCATTCCCGTTCCCGTTCCTGttcccattcccattcccattcccGTTCCCGTTCCCATTCCTGTTCATTCCTGTTCCCATTCCCGTTCCCGttcccattcccattcccattCCTGTTCCCGTTCCCATTCTCGTTCCCGTTCCCGTTCCCATTCCTGTTCCCATTCCCATTCCCGTTCCTGTTCCCATTCCCTTTCCAGCTCCCATTCCCATTCCCGTTCCCGTTCCCATTCCTGttcccattcccattcccattcccGTTCCCGTTCCCGTTCCCATTCCTGTTCATTCCTGTTCCCGTTCCCATTCCCATTCCCGTTCCCGTTCCCATTCCCATTCCTGTTCCCGGTCCCATTCCCGTTCCTGTTCCCATTCCTGTTCATTCCTGTTTCCGttcccattcccattcccattcccGTTC is part of the Nyctibius grandis isolate bNycGra1 chromosome 11, bNycGra1.pri, whole genome shotgun sequence genome and encodes:
- the SMAGP gene encoding small cell adhesion glycoprotein, translated to MEGDQPPLTAEELTTPTLKKAHTPPLHEDANTAVIAVVITLVFLTLLTVLVVIIIYLYRNKGSYLTYEQPAAETDVSVQMEDAPAKEKEEYFI